One genomic region from Aliarcobacter cryaerophilus ATCC 43158 encodes:
- a CDS encoding DJ-1 family glyoxalase III, producing MAKILVPIANGFEEIEAISVIDICRRAGIEVVTAGVEDKILTGAHNIKIEMDKKITEVYSSDFDMIVLPGGLPNAFTLAEDNNVQRLLKEFEEKNKKIGAICAAPYALHKAGVLNQNYTCYPSFEKKIKDDGYQDDKNVVTDNNVITSRGPATAIDFALEIVKTLKGDDIYHQVKTGLLA from the coding sequence ATGGCAAAAATTTTAGTTCCAATAGCAAATGGATTTGAAGAGATAGAGGCAATTTCAGTTATTGATATTTGCCGCCGTGCAGGAATCGAAGTTGTAACTGCTGGAGTTGAAGACAAGATTTTAACAGGTGCTCATAACATAAAAATTGAAATGGATAAAAAAATAACTGAAGTATATTCAAGTGATTTTGATATGATAGTTCTTCCAGGTGGTCTTCCAAATGCTTTTACTTTAGCAGAAGACAATAATGTACAAAGACTTTTAAAAGAGTTTGAAGAGAAAAACAAAAAAATTGGAGCTATTTGTGCAGCGCCTTATGCTCTTCACAAAGCTGGAGTTTTAAACCAAAACTATACTTGTTACCCTAGTTTTGAGAAAAAAATAAAAGATGATGGCTACCAAGATGATAAAAATGTGGTTACTGACAATAATGTAATTACATCAAGAGGACCAGCAACTGCTATTGATTTTGCACTTGAAATTGTAAAAACTTTAAAAGGTGATGATATTTATCACCAAGTTAAAACAGGTCTTCTAGCATAA
- a CDS encoding FlgO family outer membrane protein, which yields MSKQILKFAIFVCFITILSGCTQKNKEVQTESDKVNQMKAGMNVANYKQENITVQNSLEATIASLATQMMVNKKLDTSKPLIVTSFVRLDQFKTTSEFGRVVGESMIDELSNRGFNLIEFRGQMAISINDKGEYFLSRKPHELKKEVPSTYVVVGTYSRQNGKVILNARVIDNITGKVITSARSTFIHGLSQDCTMFGDCPPMRTIKIVKEK from the coding sequence ATGTCAAAACAGATTTTAAAATTTGCTATTTTTGTATGTTTTATAACTATTCTTTCAGGTTGTACTCAAAAAAACAAAGAGGTTCAAACCGAATCAGATAAAGTAAATCAGATGAAAGCTGGTATGAATGTTGCAAACTATAAACAAGAGAATATCACAGTTCAAAACAGTTTAGAAGCAACTATCGCTTCTCTTGCAACACAAATGATGGTAAATAAAAAACTTGATACAAGCAAGCCATTAATTGTAACTTCTTTTGTAAGATTAGATCAATTCAAAACAACTTCGGAGTTTGGAAGAGTTGTTGGAGAAAGTATGATTGATGAGTTATCAAATAGAGGGTTTAATCTAATTGAATTTAGAGGTCAAATGGCTATTTCTATAAATGATAAGGGTGAATATTTTTTAAGTAGAAAACCACATGAGCTAAAAAAAGAGGTTCCTAGTACTTATGTTGTTGTTGGAACTTACTCAAGACAAAATGGTAAAGTGATTTTAAATGCAAGAGTTATTGATAATATAACTGGAAAAGTAATAACAAGTGCAAGATCAACTTTTATTCATGGATTATCTCAAGATTGTACAATGTTTGGAGATTGTCCCCCTATGAGAACTATAAAAATTGTAAAAGAGAAATAG
- a CDS encoding FlgO family outer membrane protein: protein MIFKNLRVFRFYLSLILLTLFLGSCGAYKDPISKNTNFDSMINDMVKKSAIKIKRNVSYDEVVLVSDFVNLDNLKNRSQLGFLLSNLLKDRLSSLDVIVKEIELGKEFEFGPSGFNLLTREKNRILSDNVKSRYAVVGTYSISNKSLNLFIKLIDINSGNILSSSFARTDLDSEILDLEGISQNRDTEFRNSIRRPMVL from the coding sequence ATGATTTTTAAAAACTTAAGAGTATTTAGATTTTATCTATCTTTAATACTCTTAACACTTTTTTTAGGCTCTTGTGGAGCATATAAAGACCCAATATCAAAAAATACAAATTTCGATTCAATGATAAACGATATGGTAAAAAAATCAGCTATTAAGATAAAGAGAAATGTATCTTATGATGAGGTTGTTTTAGTATCGGATTTTGTAAATCTTGATAACTTGAAGAATAGATCTCAACTTGGTTTTTTACTATCAAATCTTTTAAAAGATAGATTATCATCTTTAGATGTTATTGTAAAAGAGATAGAGCTTGGGAAAGAGTTCGAATTTGGACCATCTGGTTTTAATCTTTTAACTAGAGAAAAAAATAGAATTTTAAGTGATAATGTGAAATCAAGATATGCAGTTGTTGGGACTTACTCTATTTCTAACAAAAGTTTAAATCTTTTTATAAAATTAATAGATATAAATAGTGGAAATATTCTTAGTTCATCTTTTGCAAGAACAGACCTTGATAGCGAAATACTAGATCTTGAGGGAATATCTCAAAATAGAGATACTGAATTTAGAAATAGTATTAGAAGACCTATGGTCTTATAA
- the recJ gene encoding single-stranded-DNA-specific exonuclease RecJ, whose product MSKITKDRLFEILNARHLNNPYSKLASIPSFNNFKDINIATKRVKQAILNGEKITIVGDYDVDGIVSTTIMIDFFNSLGIKVDYIIPNRFEHGYGLSVKIVDMIDSGLVITVDNGITAYEASLKLKEKNIDLIITDHHTVGEKVPIALAIINPKQKDCNFEFKEICGAQVAWYFCAAIKNEMNFDINMSSYLDLLCLAIIADIMPMTSLNYTMVRQGLKKIKNSSREAFKLLNLHLKKDILVSDDIGFTIAPKLNSAGRMDDATVALKFLLSKDQSSAYESLAVLDELNNYRKTIQERISNEAEQKSNKEDRSVIVWAEDWHEGIIGIVASKLSNSQKKPAFIFSIQNGIAKGSARANSNINLYDLISKASHLLLGFGGHKNAAGLSLLEKNLNEFKEIINKELEKSDDILHNEFITLGELDISSVDLEFISIIESFEPYGLENNRPFFKVSNANLIKSELIGKDKNHLKLTLSSDGFIFEALKFFNSNTNLNDKLDLIVSISKNEFRGVITPSFLIQEFL is encoded by the coding sequence ATGTCGAAAATCACTAAGGATAGACTTTTTGAAATCTTAAATGCAAGGCATTTGAATAATCCATATTCAAAACTTGCATCTATTCCATCTTTTAATAACTTCAAAGATATAAATATTGCTACAAAAAGAGTAAAACAAGCTATTTTAAATGGTGAAAAAATAACTATTGTTGGAGATTATGATGTAGATGGTATTGTATCTACTACTATTATGATAGATTTTTTCAACTCTTTAGGTATAAAAGTTGATTATATTATTCCAAATAGATTTGAACATGGTTATGGTTTATCTGTTAAAATTGTTGATATGATTGATAGTGGCTTAGTAATTACTGTTGATAATGGAATAACTGCATATGAAGCATCTTTAAAACTAAAAGAGAAAAATATTGATTTAATAATTACAGACCATCATACTGTTGGAGAGAAAGTACCAATAGCTCTTGCAATTATTAACCCAAAACAAAAAGATTGTAATTTTGAATTTAAAGAGATTTGCGGTGCTCAAGTTGCTTGGTATTTTTGTGCCGCAATAAAAAATGAGATGAATTTTGATATAAATATGAGTTCATATTTAGACCTTTTATGTTTAGCAATAATTGCAGACATTATGCCTATGACAAGTCTTAATTATACTATGGTAAGACAAGGCTTAAAAAAGATAAAAAACTCTTCTAGAGAAGCTTTTAAACTTTTAAATTTACACTTAAAAAAAGATATTTTAGTTTCTGATGATATTGGATTTACAATTGCTCCAAAGTTAAATAGTGCAGGAAGAATGGATGATGCAACTGTTGCATTAAAATTTTTATTATCAAAAGATCAATCTAGTGCTTATGAGAGTTTAGCTGTTTTAGATGAATTAAATAATTATAGAAAAACTATTCAAGAAAGAATTTCTAATGAAGCAGAACAAAAATCAAATAAAGAAGATAGATCTGTTATTGTTTGGGCTGAAGATTGGCATGAAGGAATTATTGGTATTGTTGCTTCAAAACTATCAAATAGTCAAAAAAAACCTGCCTTTATATTTTCAATTCAAAATGGTATTGCAAAAGGTAGTGCTAGAGCAAACTCAAATATAAATTTATATGATTTAATATCAAAGGCTTCTCATCTTCTTTTAGGTTTTGGTGGACATAAAAATGCTGCTGGTCTATCTTTATTAGAAAAAAACTTAAATGAGTTTAAAGAGATTATAAATAAAGAGCTTGAGAAATCAGATGATATATTACACAATGAGTTTATAACTTTGGGTGAACTTGATATTAGTAGTGTAGATTTAGAATTTATCTCTATTATTGAAAGTTTTGAACCTTATGGACTTGAAAACAATAGACCATTTTTTAAAGTTTCAAATGCAAATCTTATAAAATCAGAACTAATAGGTAAAGATAAAAATCATCTAAAATTAACTCTAAGTAGTGATGGATTTATATTTGAAGCTTTAAAGTTTTTTAACTCAAATACAAACTTAAATGATAAATTGGATTTGATAGTATCAATTTCAAAAAATGAGTTTAGAGGAGTAATTACTCCATCTTTTTTAATTCAAGAGTTTTTATAA